The following proteins are encoded in a genomic region of Drosophila willistoni isolate 14030-0811.24 chromosome 3R, UCI_dwil_1.1, whole genome shotgun sequence:
- the LOC6650096 gene encoding uncharacterized protein LOC6650096, translating into MGRFSDQVIKQLGESQDVPAWYRLLSNSQIDGLLNLRNAIRDDRAQNSTFRVRGCLTALGLEPMVDKKSLKKLITCCQGSDLALLYFLLIGYYKRQHKTNVYNYNEQVLMSCIMELDLEMTLNALDQILPTGHSNPKDLGHLCKNYERSERLEKRCNQKRKNTLPYLRRQPRPKPYGKPLTSTPPDVVVSFPFWPVGKKAVYRLDKNRWFASYKLQPIRRLAHSLISQIIDNYCSKCSRREEVTKETKLCDTHRAALEQKQIDKDELIVKSFYHWLELFDVDARENRKRRERIVTQLDTDIENYTRRLQKLDRIQYTKVGLLEDCSFCKHDSVITPVQDAKIKSIYDVDDVARFKQATNSAVYKITGINRMEIVPDSEKDQPAEEETVYEGGKESNEMPSCPSTKLLRVALIKGSKSKQSRKPNFFTAAQPHKPHTFNYQRTFQPLPGHPMETIQVIHQEAIRTLVDQKQNSSSDSCFEDCEPSSYSQLQLNRDDVIKAIVKCAESMWTNSMTIYNQNQKSKGEDEHTRNCLKYNQTYFNPDDSQLMERMLCDGINMLRCDPNFILPTFPDVHKTIVLREWIKRRYGKTYRHHEIVAKQKSSYKIFQSIALLHNRLPPSFNIKPFADCNLTYKDRNRMCKMANKMKAQYYRGLNGKLMQYTALSWSAMGAEFRKGDNLKDVFYSYLPARNIEITRVKPWQFDLKKNNRSGK; encoded by the coding sequence ATGGGAAGATTTTCAGACCAAGTTATTAAGCAACTAGGTGAATCACAAGATGTCCCCGCTTGGTATCGTCTGTTATCTAATAGTCAAATCGATGGACTTCTTAATTTGAGAAATGCCATACGCGACGATCGAGCCCAAAACAGTACGTTCAGGGTCCGGGGATGTCTCACAGCTTTGGGCCTAGAGCCGATGGTTGATAAAAAGAGTCTAAAGAAATTGATAACATGTTGCCAAGGCAGCGATTTGGCATTACTTTATTTTCTTCTCATTGGCTACTATAAGCGGCAACATAAGACGAATGTCTATAACTATAATGAACAGGTTCTGATGTCTTGCATTATGGAATTGGATCTGGAGATGACGTTAAATGCATTGGATCAGATACTACCTACAGGGCACTCAAATCCGAAAGATCTGGGTCATTTGTGCAAGAACTATGAGCGAAGTGAACGACTAGAAAAGAGGTGTAATCAGAAGAGGAAAAATACATTGCCATATTTAAGGCGGCAGCCAAGGCCAAAGCCGTACGGCAAGCCTTTGACAAGCACACCTCCTGATGTGGTAGTAAGTTTTCCTTTCTGGCCGGTAGGAAAGAAAGCTGTCTACAGACTGGATAAGAATCGTTGGTTTGCTTCATATAAATTGCAACCAATTAGGCGTCTTGCACATAGTTTGATCTCGCAAATAATTGATAATTATTGTTCAAAGTGTTCTCGAAGGGAAGAAGTAACTAAAGAGACGAAACTTTGTGATACTCATCGCGCGGCTTTGGAGCAGAAACAAATTGATAAGGATGAGCTTATAGTGAAATCCTTTTATCATTGGCTAGAACTATTCGATGTTGATGCCAGAGAAAATCGAAAGCGAAGAGAAAGAATCGTTACCCAATTAGATACAGATATTGAGAACTATACGCGTCGCTTGCAAAAACTCGATCGAATCCAATACACCAAAGTGGGTCTTTTGGAGGATTGTTCATTTTGCAAACATGACTCTGTGATAACTCCAGTTCAGGATGCCAAAATCAAGTCTATCTACGATGTAGACGATGTAGCAAGATTTAAGCAAGCGACTAACTCAGCCGTCTACAAAATCACTGGGATAAATCGCATGGAAATAGTTCCTGACTCGGAAAAGGATCAACCAGCAGAGGAAGAGACAGTTTATGAAGGTGGGAAAGAAAGTAATGAGATGCCATCGTGTCCTTCAACTAAATTGTTAAGAGTAGCTCTTATCAAAGGATCAAAATCAAAACAGTCAAGGAAACCAAACTTTTTTACAGCAGCCCAACCCCATAAACCTCATACATTCAATTATCAGAGAACTTTTCAACCATTGCCGGGGCACCCAATGGAGACAATTCAGGTGATACATCAAGAGGCAATACGTACTCTCGTGGATCAGAAGCAGAATTCCTCTTCAGACAGTTGCTTTGAGGATTGTGAGCCTTCTTCTTATAGTCAGCTTCAATTAAATCGTGATGATGTCATCAAGGCAATTGTCAAGTGCGCCGAATCAATGTGGACGAATTCTATGACCATCTATAACCAAAATCAGAAATCTAAAGGAGAAGATGAGCATACTCGCAACTGCCTTAAATACAATCAGACATACTTTAATCCTGATGATAGTCAGCTTATGGAACGCATGCTATGTGATGGCATAAATATGTTACGTTGCGATCCCAATTTCATTCTGCCCACCTTCCCCGATGTCCACAAGACCATTGTGCTGCGAGAGTGGATAAAGCGACGCTATGGCAAGACTTATAGGCACCATGAAATCGTTGCGAAACAAAAGAGTTCctacaaaatatttcaatccaTCGCATTACTACATAATCGTTTGCCACCATCATTCAATATCAAACCGTTTGCAGATTGTAATCTAACCTATAAAGATCGAAACAGAATGTGCAAAATGGCCAACAAAATGAAGGCTCAATATTATCGTGGCCTCAATGGCAAGCTCATGCAGTACACAGCCCTTAGCTGGAGTGCCATGGGTGCAGAATTTCGCAAGGGTGATAATCTCAAGGATGTATTCTATTCATATCTACCTGCACGAAATATTGAGATAACCCGTGTTAAACCTTGGCAATTCGACTTGAAGAAAAATAATCGTAGTGGCAAATAA